A region from the Devosia lucknowensis genome encodes:
- the ubiG gene encoding bifunctional 2-polyprenyl-6-hydroxyphenol methylase/3-demethylubiquinol 3-O-methyltransferase UbiG → MTQTTVNDAEIAKFTAMAEEWWDPKGKFKPLHKFNPVRLTYIRDNLIRHFSRDSQSIRPFEGLRILDVGCGGGLLCEPLTRLGATVTGVDAAERNIAIARIHAEKSGLAVDYRVTTSEALVAAGERFDVVLNMEVVEHVDNVPLYMKSCADLVSPGGLMFTATLNRTARAWALAIIGAEYVLRWLPRGTHDWKKFLTPEEIGAELRRNGLRVIDHTGVTFNPIADEWRMSPDMAINYMVLAARPARQ, encoded by the coding sequence ATGACCCAGACCACCGTCAACGACGCCGAAATCGCCAAGTTCACGGCCATGGCCGAAGAGTGGTGGGACCCCAAGGGCAAGTTCAAGCCGCTGCACAAATTCAACCCGGTGCGCCTGACCTATATCCGCGACAACCTGATCCGGCATTTCAGCCGCGATTCCCAATCGATCCGGCCGTTTGAAGGGCTCCGCATTCTCGATGTCGGTTGCGGCGGTGGATTGCTGTGCGAGCCGCTTACCCGGCTGGGCGCGACCGTCACCGGCGTCGACGCCGCCGAGCGCAACATCGCCATCGCGCGCATTCACGCCGAAAAATCCGGGCTGGCAGTCGACTACCGGGTGACCACCAGCGAGGCGCTGGTGGCGGCGGGCGAACGCTTCGACGTCGTGCTCAATATGGAGGTGGTGGAGCATGTCGATAATGTGCCGCTCTACATGAAAAGCTGTGCCGACCTGGTGTCGCCCGGCGGCCTCATGTTCACGGCCACGCTGAACCGCACGGCGCGGGCCTGGGCGCTGGCCATCATCGGTGCCGAATATGTCCTGCGCTGGCTGCCGCGTGGCACGCATGACTGGAAGAAATTCCTGACGCCGGAAGAAATCGGCGCCGAACTGCGCCGCAACGGCCTGCGGGTGATCGACCACACCGGGGTGACGTTCAACCCGATCGCCGACGAGTGGCGGATGTCGCCCGACATGGCCATCAACTACATGGTGCTTGCTGCGCGGCCTGCTCGGCAATGA